One part of the Thermoplasmata archaeon genome encodes these proteins:
- a CDS encoding carboxymuconolactone decarboxylase family protein — AKHRELLGLAVAANIKCPYCTFFHTAAAKMQGATEAELAEIAFLASYTARWSAMIHAQHYDYNTFAKETEEIGAHLQKAMAKK, encoded by the coding sequence GGCGAAGCACCGCGAGCTGTTGGGGCTCGCGGTCGCGGCGAACATCAAGTGCCCGTACTGCACGTTCTTCCACACGGCGGCGGCGAAGATGCAGGGCGCCACGGAGGCGGAGCTCGCGGAGATCGCGTTCCTGGCGAGCTACACGGCCCGCTGGAGCGCGATGATCCACGCCCAGCACTACGACTACAACACGTTCGCCAAGGAGACCGAGGAGATCGGCGCGCACTTGCAGAAGGCGATGGCCAAGAAGTAG